A single genomic interval of Prunus dulcis chromosome 5, ALMONDv2, whole genome shotgun sequence harbors:
- the LOC117628257 gene encoding uncharacterized protein LOC117628257, translating into MQAFSSNSSHDYGIFVTVEQRGFSDDESLPIPIPEVSILLNVVVSYNVNSDISLPTRAYDARLELDHPFHSFKSNSRDILSNMIDAMHIPFPLDRLRWKTQRFGGGNTEPLESVEAMVSRMALEASTMVENHGAAGLNKKLGILVTVEKEIPMLAHQLFDEMQQLEVEDRELRDEVNSQIETYHAPLALSSGGIEQIGEGWARRLREGWYSLAFRASVMLSADDVHQMEDVLDRLLSLRDSMIRTCANMRSFLDTLAQNTGDIDDGALTEAAVRESLEEAVFSPMPATRASVEALEKFVFDGGVQHGSSSDQLCVVCLGKMLSGDQVACLPCSHMFHGHCIEQWLRYGHVCPLCRFKLPTDY; encoded by the coding sequence ATGCAAGCTTTCAGTTCCAACAGCAGCCACGACTATGGAATTTTTGTCACGGTCGAGCAGAGAGGTTTCTCAGATGATGAATCGCTTCCCATTCCCATTCCTGAGGTCTCGATTCTTTTGAATGTCGTCGTAAGCTACAATgttaattcagatatttctcTGCCCACCAGAGCTTACGATGCAAGACTCGAACTTGATCATCCTTTTCACTCATTCAAGTCCAATTCACGagatattttatcaaacatgATCGATGCAATGCACATTCCGTTCCCATTGGACCGGCTCCGATGGAAAACGCAGCGTTTTGGTGGTGGCAACACAGAGCCACTCGAGAGCGTTGAAGCTATGGTAAGCAGAATGGCTCTTGAGGCTAGTACCATGGTGGAAAATCATGGAGCTGCTGGACTTAACAAGAAGCTCGGCATACTTGTCACTGTTGAGAAGGAGATTCCAATGCTTGCACACCAACTGTTCGACGAAATGCAGCAGTTGGAGGTTGAGGACAGGGAGCTCAGGGATGAGGTGAACTCGCAAATAGAGACATATCATGCTCCGCTTGCACTTTCTTCGGGTGGTATTGAACAAATAGGGGAGGGTTGGGCACGGCGGCTGAGGGAAGGCTGGTACTCACTTGCATTCCGGGCTAGTGTTATGCTTTCTGCTGATGATGTTCATCAAATGGAGGATGTTCTAGATAGGCTATTGAGCCTCCGGGACAGTATGATAAGAACTTGTGCAAACATGCGCTCTTTCTTGGATACATTGGCACAAAACACTGGGGATATCGACGATGGCGCATTGACAGAAGCAGCTGTGAGAGAGTCATTGGAGGAAGCAGTGTTCAGCCCAATGCCTGCAACTAGAGCATCAGTTGAGGCCTTGGAGAAGTTTGTGTTTGATGGAGGGGTGCAACACGGTTCGAGCAGCGACCAACTTTGTGTGGTTTGCTTGGGAAAGATGTTGAGTGGGGATCAAGTCGCTTGCTTGCCATGCTCTCACATGTTTCATGGACATTGCATTGAACAGTGGTTGAGGTATGGTCATGTATGCCCTCTGTGTAGGTTCAAGTTGCCAACTGATTATTGA